One part of the Salinivirga cyanobacteriivorans genome encodes these proteins:
- the thrS gene encoding threonine--tRNA ligase has translation MIEIKLPDNSTKKYEPGVTGLEIAKDISPRLAKEVLSVTVNDELWDIHRPIKDDASIKLHKWEDEEGKHAFWHSSAHLLAEAVEQLYPGVKFGIGPAIEQGFYYDIDLGDRQLTDADFKKIEDKMLELARQKEEYHRTEVPKKEALEYYQKKGDEYKVELINDLEDGTITFYKQGNFTDLCRGPHLPDTSPIKAIKITSVAGAYWRGDENRKQLTRLYGITFPKKKMLDEYLEMLEEAKKRDHRKLGKELELFTFSQRVGQGLPMWLPKGAELRERLENFLKKVQRDYGYEQVISPHIGQKDLYVTSGHYAKYGQDSFQPIHTPEEGEEYLLKPMNCPHHCEMYKATPKSYKDLPIRLAEFGTVYRYEQSGELHGLTRVRGFTQDDAHIFCRPDQLKEEFIKVIDIILYIFKTLDFKDYVAQVSLRDQNDHSKYIGSDDNWEKAEKAIIEAADEKGMNYEVEYNEAAFYGPKLDFMVRDAIGRKWQLGTIQVDYNLPERFELEYIGSDDNRHRPIMIHRAPFGSMERFVAVLLEHTGGKFPLWLTPEQAVILPISEKFNDYAKDVKAKLAARDVRVSVDERNEKIGRKIRDNELKRIPYLLIVGEKEMTEGKIALRKQGEGDQGQMSIDEFATFIEQEVANETSK, from the coding sequence ATGATTGAAATAAAACTGCCTGATAATAGTACAAAGAAATATGAACCCGGAGTTACCGGATTAGAAATTGCAAAAGATATTAGTCCACGGCTGGCCAAGGAAGTGCTTAGCGTTACAGTAAACGATGAGCTCTGGGATATACACCGCCCCATTAAAGACGATGCAAGCATTAAATTACACAAATGGGAAGATGAAGAAGGAAAACATGCCTTTTGGCACTCTTCAGCCCACTTGCTGGCAGAAGCTGTTGAACAGCTTTATCCGGGAGTAAAATTCGGTATAGGGCCCGCAATTGAGCAAGGCTTTTATTATGACATTGACCTTGGAGACCGGCAGCTAACCGACGCTGATTTCAAAAAAATTGAGGACAAAATGCTGGAGCTTGCGCGGCAAAAAGAGGAATATCATCGCACAGAAGTTCCCAAAAAAGAGGCATTAGAATACTACCAGAAAAAAGGAGATGAATACAAGGTAGAACTGATCAATGATTTAGAAGATGGCACCATTACATTTTACAAACAGGGAAATTTTACCGATTTGTGTCGCGGACCACACCTGCCCGACACCTCTCCCATCAAAGCCATTAAGATAACCAGTGTAGCCGGAGCCTATTGGCGCGGAGACGAAAACCGCAAACAGCTCACACGCCTGTACGGCATTACATTTCCTAAAAAGAAAATGCTGGACGAATACCTTGAAATGCTCGAGGAAGCAAAAAAACGCGATCACAGGAAACTGGGTAAAGAACTGGAGCTTTTCACATTCTCACAACGAGTTGGACAGGGCTTGCCAATGTGGTTGCCTAAAGGAGCCGAACTGCGCGAGCGTCTTGAGAATTTCCTGAAAAAGGTACAACGGGATTATGGCTACGAACAGGTAATTTCGCCCCATATAGGCCAAAAAGATTTATATGTAACCTCTGGTCACTATGCAAAATATGGTCAGGATTCATTTCAGCCCATTCACACACCCGAAGAGGGCGAAGAATATTTGCTCAAGCCTATGAACTGCCCGCACCATTGCGAAATGTACAAAGCTACACCAAAATCATATAAAGATTTACCCATTCGCCTGGCTGAATTTGGTACAGTATACCGCTACGAGCAATCTGGCGAACTTCACGGATTGACCCGGGTACGCGGTTTTACCCAGGACGATGCACACATCTTTTGCCGTCCCGACCAGTTAAAAGAAGAGTTTATAAAGGTTATAGACATCATTCTGTATATTTTTAAAACACTCGACTTTAAAGACTATGTGGCTCAGGTTTCTTTGCGCGACCAAAACGACCATTCAAAATATATTGGAAGCGATGACAACTGGGAAAAAGCTGAGAAAGCAATTATTGAAGCTGCCGATGAAAAAGGCATGAACTACGAAGTAGAGTACAATGAGGCTGCGTTTTATGGCCCTAAACTCGACTTTATGGTACGCGACGCAATCGGGCGCAAATGGCAACTGGGTACCATCCAGGTTGACTATAACTTACCCGAGCGTTTCGAACTGGAATATATAGGAAGCGATGACAATCGTCACCGCCCAATTATGATTCACCGGGCACCTTTTGGTTCTATGGAACGTTTTGTGGCTGTTTTACTGGAGCATACCGGCGGAAAGTTTCCGCTCTGGCTCACACCAGAACAGGCTGTAATACTGCCCATTAGTGAAAAATTCAACGATTACGCAAAAGATGTGAAAGCAAAACTTGCTGCTCGCGATGTACGTGTATCTGTTGATGAACGCAACGAAAAAATTGGTCGTAAAATACGCGACAACGAATTAAAACGCATCCCCTACCTGCTCATTGTGGGCGAGAAAGAGATGACCGAAGGCAAAATTGCGCTAAGGAAACAAGGCGAAGGTGACCAGGGACAGATGTCAATTGACGAATTTGCCACATTTATTGAACAGGAAGTAGCAAACGAAACCTCTAAATAA
- a CDS encoding sodium:solute symporter, which translates to MNEALNPVYIIIAILAYFGILMTISRLTGSKGNNLGFYLGNRQSPWFVVAFGMLGASLSGVTFISVPGWVQDTQFSYLQMVLGYVVGYAVIAWVLLPVYYNLKLTSIYTYLEHRFGFFSQKTGAWFFFISRVIGASFRLFIVATVMQVMVFDPLNIPFPVTVLITILLIWIYTNRGGIKTIIWTDVLQTTFMFLSAIVTIVIIYNNMAEDGMWKFVANSEYSRVFFFDDWNSPNHFIKQFFSGMFITIVMTGLDQDMMQKNLSCRNLKEAQKNMLSYGIAFVPVNIMFLTLGVMLYSYAASLGLSIPARGDEIFPLVIAQGELPLFVAIMFILGLVAAAYSSADSALTALTTTFTVDILGFNHNDLNSDKALRTRRWVHIGISALLAVVIIIFQIISDESVISAIFTVAGYTYGPLLGLFAFGLFTKYHPREKWIPYIAIASPIICYILNRYSEVWFNGFQFGFELLIINGALVFIGLAISSMGKK; encoded by the coding sequence ATGAATGAAGCACTTAATCCTGTATACATTATTATAGCCATATTGGCTTATTTTGGTATTTTAATGACAATTTCCCGTTTAACCGGTAGTAAGGGAAATAATCTAGGGTTTTACCTTGGTAACCGTCAGTCTCCCTGGTTTGTAGTTGCTTTTGGTATGCTGGGCGCCTCCTTATCCGGGGTGACTTTTATCTCGGTCCCGGGCTGGGTTCAGGATACGCAATTTAGTTATTTGCAAATGGTGTTGGGGTATGTGGTTGGTTACGCCGTTATAGCCTGGGTACTTTTACCGGTTTATTATAATTTAAAACTGACTTCAATTTATACCTATTTAGAGCATCGGTTTGGCTTTTTCAGTCAAAAAACCGGTGCGTGGTTCTTTTTTATTTCCAGGGTTATAGGGGCTTCATTCAGATTATTCATTGTGGCAACTGTAATGCAGGTTATGGTTTTTGACCCTTTAAATATTCCATTTCCTGTAACGGTACTTATTACCATTTTATTGATATGGATATACACCAATCGCGGTGGTATAAAAACCATTATTTGGACCGATGTGTTGCAAACTACATTTATGTTTTTATCGGCTATAGTAACTATTGTAATTATTTACAATAATATGGCTGAAGATGGAATGTGGAAGTTTGTTGCTAATTCAGAGTATAGCCGTGTTTTTTTCTTCGATGATTGGAATAGCCCGAATCATTTTATTAAGCAATTTTTCTCAGGTATGTTTATTACAATTGTGATGACAGGGCTGGATCAGGATATGATGCAAAAAAATCTGAGTTGTCGTAATCTGAAAGAGGCGCAGAAGAATATGCTTTCTTATGGAATTGCTTTTGTCCCGGTAAATATTATGTTTTTGACGCTTGGTGTAATGCTCTATTCTTATGCAGCATCGCTTGGGTTAAGTATTCCCGCGCGTGGCGATGAAATTTTTCCGCTTGTAATAGCCCAGGGTGAATTGCCCCTTTTTGTGGCGATAATGTTTATACTGGGGTTGGTTGCTGCAGCTTACTCCAGTGCCGATTCTGCTTTAACTGCACTAACGACTACTTTTACTGTCGATATATTGGGCTTTAATCACAACGATCTGAATTCTGACAAAGCACTGCGCACCAGGCGATGGGTACATATTGGAATATCGGCATTACTGGCTGTTGTGATTATTATTTTTCAGATTATTTCTGATGAAAGTGTTATAAGTGCAATTTTTACGGTGGCCGGATATACGTACGGACCATTACTCGGACTTTTTGCCTTTGGCCTCTTTACAAAATATCATCCACGGGAGAAATGGATTCCATATATTGCCATAGCATCTCCGATAATCTGTTATATATTAAACCGATATTCAGAAGTATGGTTCAATGGTTTTCAGTTTGGATTTGAATTACTGATCATCAACGGAGCATTAGTTTTTATTGGACTTGCAATTTCTTCAATGGGCAAAAAGTAA
- a CDS encoding T9SS-dependent choice-of-anchor J family protein, whose amino-acid sequence MRKFTLLLTVMSFLMVAVNAQPIATRSGKINNLDDNTSTELTKSGKVVYFSDDFEADTTASAWTMYDEDGDGNNWFPTETNTTGWAIASASYDNVGGALTPNNWLVSPAIDLSDATGDLDLLYTVYAQDPDWAAEHYKVMISTTDNSVGSFTDSLFEETIDSNIYERALDISAYAGETIYIAFQHYDVTDMFRIILDNIQVAEPVTYDVTFNVDMRPAVDSADFVIGEDTLNLTGSITGWTEPIAGPEYILEDPDGDTIYSVVLPLEEGEYEYKYFVNSSWDNGEWDGGDNRMITVEGAMTVDDVFGIEPVGIFESPKAIEMSVYPNPSNGIIKVEAQGANKVTVISAIGQVITSQEIQNQGTINLSDVASGVYFVRVQNGDRMGVRRVVIE is encoded by the coding sequence ATGAGAAAATTTACTTTATTACTTACTGTGATGAGCTTTTTGATGGTAGCAGTTAATGCTCAACCAATTGCAACACGCTCAGGAAAAATCAACAACCTGGATGACAATACATCCACGGAGCTTACTAAATCTGGTAAAGTTGTATATTTCAGTGACGATTTTGAAGCTGACACAACAGCCTCCGCATGGACTATGTACGATGAAGATGGTGACGGAAATAATTGGTTTCCAACAGAAACGAATACAACCGGGTGGGCTATAGCATCGGCTTCTTACGATAATGTTGGAGGTGCCCTAACACCAAACAATTGGTTGGTTTCACCAGCAATTGATCTTAGTGATGCAACAGGAGACCTTGACCTGCTATACACCGTTTATGCACAAGATCCTGATTGGGCTGCAGAACACTACAAAGTGATGATCTCTACTACTGACAATTCAGTAGGCTCATTCACTGACAGTCTGTTCGAAGAAACAATCGATTCAAACATTTATGAGCGTGCACTTGACATAAGTGCCTATGCTGGAGAAACAATTTACATTGCTTTCCAACATTATGATGTAACTGATATGTTTAGAATTATCCTTGACAACATTCAGGTTGCAGAGCCGGTAACTTATGACGTTACATTTAACGTAGACATGCGTCCCGCTGTTGATTCAGCTGATTTTGTAATTGGTGAAGATACCTTAAATCTTACAGGATCAATTACAGGTTGGACAGAGCCTATTGCAGGTCCGGAATACATTCTTGAAGACCCAGACGGTGATACTATCTATTCAGTTGTTCTTCCTTTAGAAGAAGGTGAATACGAATACAAATACTTTGTAAACTCAAGCTGGGATAACGGCGAATGGGACGGTGGAGACAACCGCATGATTACCGTAGAAGGCGCAATGACTGTTGATGACGTATTTGGTATTGAGCCAGTAGGTATTTTTGAGAGCCCAAAAGCAATCGAAATGAGTGTTTATCCTAACCCATCAAATGGAATCATTAAGGTTGAGGCTCAAGGTGCCAACAAAGTTACTGTAATCAGTGCTATTGGTCAGGTTATTACTTCACAGGAAATTCAGAACCAGGGTACAATTAACCTTTCTGATGTAGCTAGCGGTGTTTATTTTGTACGCGTTCAAAACGGCGACAGAATGGGCGTTCGCAGAGTTGTAATTGAATAA
- a CDS encoding GAF domain-containing sensor histidine kinase, with translation MALSADIDTIIDAAKTISSEIVPEELLKKTMTIILEHAGAQKGVLILNEKDTGTWKIEALGYVEQNNIKIALSHYDLSDKILPVTIINSVINNNKIITLNDAQANSYYGSNPYVKEHKIKSLVAIPVLKQASTVGILYLENNLNKNLFTQDRVNVLSILCTQLAISLENAQLYNTLEQKVRQRTQEVIKQKEEIQQQATMLETVNKELKTLNHTKDKLFSIIGHDLRNPFNIILGQSDLLIENLDEMDSKDTKKSLKFIENASKDAFQLLQNLLDWSRAQTGQLNFYPRKINLKQTIERDISLQENMAQTKNIELIKNIPSQLNIYADPDMVSTITRNLLSNALKFTSEGGNVVLEAQKSEKFVNIAIQDNGTGIKKEHIAILFSEDETYTTRGTNSEKGIGLGLKLCKDFITQNGGKISVESEYGRGTKFSFTLPLADQERE, from the coding sequence TTGGCATTATCTGCAGATATTGACACCATAATTGATGCTGCGAAAACCATAAGCAGTGAAATAGTACCAGAAGAGCTTTTAAAAAAGACAATGACCATTATACTGGAACATGCCGGAGCACAAAAAGGGGTGCTAATATTGAATGAAAAAGATACCGGAACATGGAAAATCGAAGCATTGGGTTATGTTGAGCAGAATAACATTAAAATAGCATTGTCACATTATGATTTAAGTGATAAAATACTCCCTGTAACAATTATTAACTCTGTTATAAATAACAATAAAATTATAACACTAAACGATGCTCAGGCAAATAGTTATTATGGTTCTAATCCTTATGTAAAAGAGCACAAAATCAAATCGCTTGTCGCCATACCAGTGTTGAAACAGGCCAGCACTGTCGGTATTTTGTACCTGGAGAATAATCTAAATAAAAACCTTTTTACCCAGGACAGAGTAAATGTGCTTTCTATTTTATGCACGCAACTGGCCATTTCTTTGGAAAACGCACAGTTATATAATACTCTTGAACAAAAAGTAAGGCAACGAACCCAGGAGGTTATTAAACAAAAAGAAGAAATTCAACAGCAGGCCACAATGCTTGAAACTGTAAACAAAGAGCTTAAAACACTGAACCACACAAAAGATAAATTATTTTCAATAATCGGACACGACCTCCGCAACCCATTTAATATAATTCTGGGTCAGTCGGACTTGCTTATTGAGAACCTGGATGAGATGGACTCTAAAGACACTAAAAAGTCGCTTAAATTTATTGAGAACGCCTCAAAAGATGCATTTCAGTTGCTTCAGAACTTATTAGACTGGTCACGAGCTCAAACAGGACAATTAAACTTCTATCCACGAAAAATTAACCTTAAGCAGACCATCGAGCGAGATATCAGTTTGCAGGAAAATATGGCACAAACAAAAAACATTGAACTAATCAAAAATATCCCCTCTCAACTTAATATATATGCAGATCCCGACATGGTTAGCACCATAACCAGAAACTTGCTTTCCAATGCATTAAAATTCACTTCAGAAGGAGGAAATGTTGTTCTAGAGGCGCAAAAATCTGAGAAATTTGTAAACATTGCAATACAGGATAATGGTACCGGCATAAAAAAGGAGCACATAGCCATATTATTCAGTGAAGATGAAACGTATACAACGAGAGGTACTAACTCTGAAAAAGGCATTGGCCTGGGATTAAAATTATGTAAAGACTTTATAACTCAAAATGGTGGAAAGATTTCAGTTGAAAGCGAGTACGGAAGGGGTACAAAATTCAGCTTTACACTGCCATTGGCTGATCAGGAAAGGGAATAA
- a CDS encoding IS4 family transposase → MDKTTHFFGTSVFGQLISLIDSKIITASAKKHGSDHYVKKFKTKDHLISMLFCSFAKCTSLREVSGAMLGLSGKTKHFQLNHIPKKSTLSDSNKRRDCDVFGEIYNKLLKQYGHYISDSRIKDVINKQVEIIDSSTISLFKDILKCVGRHPKTGKKKGGIKLHATINVDETAPKMVWLTSAATHDHVLLNSLKHNANTIYVFDKGYNDYKAFDKFSQTDTGFVTRIKDNAAYKTLNDCKIEEHIHSGVEKDEIIEVQVKYENNTRPLKLRKVQFYDRNLKRRFEFLTNLFEMRADLIAAIYKLRWQIELLFKQLKQNFPLKYFLGDNENAIKIQIYCALIANLLMTVIQKTLKRKWAFSNLVSFCKIHLFNYIHLFRFLEHPDKDWQKTYDELMQPSLF, encoded by the coding sequence ATGGATAAAACTACACATTTTTTTGGAACATCGGTTTTCGGACAGCTGATTTCCTTAATTGATTCAAAAATCATTACTGCAAGTGCAAAAAAGCACGGTTCGGATCACTATGTAAAGAAGTTTAAAACTAAAGATCACTTAATTAGCATGCTGTTTTGTTCTTTTGCTAAATGCACATCTTTACGCGAAGTAAGTGGCGCAATGCTTGGTTTATCAGGTAAAACCAAACATTTTCAGTTAAATCATATTCCAAAGAAAAGTACCTTGTCAGATTCAAATAAACGTAGAGATTGTGATGTGTTCGGAGAAATCTACAATAAGCTACTCAAACAATATGGTCATTATATTTCGGACAGCAGAATTAAAGATGTAATAAACAAACAAGTAGAGATTATTGACAGCTCAACCATCAGTTTGTTTAAGGATATATTGAAGTGTGTTGGACGGCATCCTAAAACCGGTAAAAAGAAAGGCGGTATAAAACTTCATGCAACGATAAATGTAGACGAAACTGCACCCAAGATGGTTTGGCTCACCAGTGCTGCCACTCATGACCATGTATTGTTAAATAGTCTTAAGCATAATGCAAACACAATATACGTATTTGACAAAGGCTATAATGACTACAAAGCCTTTGATAAATTTTCGCAAACAGATACAGGTTTTGTCACCCGAATAAAAGACAATGCAGCATATAAAACGCTAAATGATTGTAAGATAGAAGAACATATTCATAGTGGGGTTGAAAAAGATGAAATCATAGAAGTTCAGGTAAAATATGAGAATAACACACGCCCTTTAAAGCTGCGTAAAGTCCAGTTCTACGACAGAAACCTTAAAAGACGGTTTGAGTTTTTAACTAACTTGTTTGAAATGAGGGCTGATTTAATAGCTGCTATTTACAAACTACGATGGCAAATTGAACTTCTGTTCAAACAATTAAAACAAAATTTCCCGCTAAAATATTTTCTCGGGGACAATGAAAATGCGATTAAAATACAGATATACTGTGCCTTAATCGCAAACCTATTGATGACTGTTATCCAAAAAACGCTCAAGAGGAAATGGGCGTTTTCCAATTTAGTTAGCTTCTGTAAAATTCATTTGTTTAACTACATTCATTTATTCAGGTTTCTTGAGCATCCGGACAAAGATTGGCAGAAAACTTATGACGAATTGATGCAGCCCTCTCTATTCTGA
- a CDS encoding AMP-binding protein, with translation MKENFVAYIADSIKKNWDYPALSDYKGKDFTYADTGRQIKWLHKLFEEAGIKKGDKIALLGKNSAHWGMVYLATVSYGGVIVPILPDFHANDIHHIVNHSDSKLLFVGEMLWEQIDESCMENLHGILSIEDFSALCNKPDCNLTNAIKTTNDFFNQKYKNGFSNEDFEIAPVSNDEIGIINYTSGTTGFSKGVVLKNNALAANVRFARNNLPLNAGEKIVSILPLAHTYGCAFEFLWPFSMGCHINFLTRTPSPKIIVQAFQSIKPSVVIAVPLIIEKIYKKQIKPALDKKLLKLLTSLPLVDKPIYQKINKKLTDVFGGEFREIVIGGAPLSEDVETFLRKIKFRYTIGYGMTECGPLISYSGWQKTKYRSAGQVVDTLDIKIDANEDKKEVGEILVRGENIMEGYYKNPEATAKAIDKDGWLHTGDLGMVDDEGFVFINGRSKSLILGPSGENIYPEEIESKINNLPHVMESLVLPDDNKLVALVYPDYEAIDKEGIRVNQLPGILEEGRSDINSELPKFKQISHFKLYPREFEKTPKKSIKRFLYEIED, from the coding sequence ATCAAAGAAAACTTTGTGGCGTATATCGCCGACAGTATTAAAAAAAACTGGGACTATCCTGCCCTGTCAGATTATAAAGGTAAAGACTTTACTTATGCCGACACAGGTCGTCAAATAAAATGGTTGCACAAGCTTTTTGAAGAAGCAGGAATAAAAAAAGGTGATAAAATTGCACTCCTGGGCAAAAACTCTGCTCATTGGGGCATGGTATATCTCGCCACAGTAAGCTATGGTGGTGTAATAGTGCCTATTCTACCTGATTTTCATGCCAACGATATACACCATATTGTGAATCATTCAGACTCTAAATTACTATTTGTTGGAGAAATGCTATGGGAACAAATTGATGAATCGTGTATGGAAAACTTACATGGAATATTATCCATTGAGGATTTTTCGGCACTCTGCAACAAGCCTGACTGCAACCTCACCAATGCCATTAAAACCACCAATGATTTTTTCAACCAAAAATATAAAAACGGATTTTCGAATGAAGACTTTGAAATAGCGCCAGTTTCGAATGACGAAATAGGTATTATTAATTATACAAGTGGCACAACCGGTTTTTCGAAAGGTGTTGTTTTAAAGAATAACGCACTGGCAGCAAATGTAAGATTTGCGCGCAATAACCTGCCATTAAATGCGGGAGAAAAAATTGTTTCGATATTACCGCTTGCGCACACTTATGGATGCGCTTTTGAGTTCCTCTGGCCATTTTCAATGGGGTGTCATATCAATTTTTTAACACGTACACCTTCTCCAAAAATTATAGTTCAGGCTTTTCAGTCAATTAAACCATCAGTAGTTATTGCGGTGCCTTTAATTATTGAAAAAATATACAAAAAACAGATTAAGCCCGCACTGGATAAAAAATTACTAAAACTACTCACTTCACTACCTTTGGTAGACAAACCTATTTATCAGAAAATCAACAAAAAACTCACAGATGTTTTTGGCGGAGAGTTCAGAGAGATAGTAATAGGCGGTGCACCATTGAGTGAAGACGTGGAAACCTTCCTGAGAAAAATTAAATTCCGATATACCATAGGGTATGGTATGACTGAATGCGGTCCGTTAATAAGTTACTCCGGATGGCAGAAAACAAAATACCGCTCAGCAGGTCAGGTAGTTGACACTTTAGACATAAAAATTGATGCCAATGAAGACAAAAAAGAAGTTGGTGAAATTCTGGTCAGAGGTGAAAATATAATGGAAGGCTACTATAAAAACCCTGAGGCAACAGCTAAGGCTATAGACAAAGATGGCTGGTTGCATACAGGCGATTTAGGTATGGTCGATGACGAAGGCTTTGTATTTATTAATGGCCGTAGTAAATCACTGATCCTTGGTCCTTCAGGTGAAAACATCTATCCCGAAGAGATTGAGTCTAAAATTAATAACCTACCACATGTAATGGAATCGCTTGTACTGCCAGACGACAACAAGCTTGTAGCTCTTGTTTATCCCGATTATGAGGCTATAGACAAAGAGGGTATACGCGTTAATCAATTACCCGGAATACTTGAGGAAGGTCGCAGCGACATTAATTCAGAACTTCCTAAGTTTAAGCAAATAAGTCATTTTAAACTGTACCCGCGCGAATTCGAAAAAACACCCAAAAAGAGCATCAAAAGGTTTTTATACGAAATTGAAGACTAA
- a CDS encoding protein kinase domain-containing protein, with protein MIKKAGNYKIIDTLAEGLKYNAYRAVNNENSSVVLKIVENAAQNRNTLEQLNKEFKLLKSIASAHVIKALDFFEADDKGILVLEDISGTTLKNYLQEHTPVTNKKQLKNALKIVRAIALGLSDIHRQQITHYDINAKNIIYNSSTGTLKLIDFSLAENNTLENESGEKDFVSGTFAYISPEQTGRLEIKPNYRSDFYSFGVTIYELLTGTLPFTADNTREWIHAHIARQPLKLSDIHPEIPQLVSEVVDKLLQKDPALRYQSGLGLIKDIEKCIQVVDYPHLAKNYSIGKYDINQQFQLPQKIYGREEEINYLKNAINAARKSQSQNIFKEGYSGIGKTRLVEFIKENIDNQPVLFVSGKFEQYEQEKPFQAIGQLIQQIADYVLAQKEKEINSFSESISESLGNNIYLLHELAPGLKSITSENYTRLSINLNDSAQRLAQTIEKFFKLFAIPGRPLIIFLDDLQWADKASLDIIQKLTVDLTNNAFCFIGSFRKEEADQNLALNATINKIEQTGSNFKKLELKPLSRSDIKLFVSDIFNTKKNTEGLLQILETRTMGNPYFIIEYLNSLYDQKLIRLEPHTNVWSWDLEKIRNQNISGDIADLLKEKIKNLDDEVTEILKVASCFGATFDEKSVSIIINNHCCPIKI; from the coding sequence ATGATAAAAAAAGCAGGAAATTATAAAATAATAGATACACTTGCTGAGGGCTTAAAATATAATGCCTATAGAGCTGTTAATAATGAAAACAGCAGTGTTGTATTAAAAATTGTTGAGAATGCAGCTCAAAACAGAAATACGCTGGAGCAACTAAATAAAGAGTTTAAACTGCTTAAGAGCATAGCGTCAGCTCACGTAATAAAAGCGCTCGATTTTTTTGAAGCAGATGATAAAGGAATTCTTGTACTTGAAGATATATCGGGAACAACACTAAAAAACTACCTGCAGGAACATACCCCCGTTACCAATAAAAAACAACTTAAAAACGCATTAAAAATAGTGAGGGCAATTGCATTGGGTCTGTCAGATATACACAGACAGCAAATAACCCATTATGATATTAATGCAAAGAATATTATCTACAATTCATCGACAGGCACACTTAAATTGATTGATTTTAGCCTCGCTGAAAACAATACTTTAGAAAATGAGTCAGGAGAAAAAGATTTTGTTTCAGGAACCTTTGCATACATATCGCCGGAGCAAACAGGACGCCTGGAAATTAAGCCTAATTACCGCTCAGATTTCTACTCTTTTGGTGTTACCATCTATGAATTGCTAACGGGTACATTACCATTTACAGCAGATAATACAAGAGAATGGATTCATGCACATATTGCCAGGCAACCCCTTAAACTGTCTGATATCCATCCGGAAATACCACAGCTGGTTTCTGAAGTGGTTGATAAACTTTTACAAAAAGACCCGGCTTTAAGATACCAGAGTGGTTTAGGTCTAATAAAAGATATAGAAAAATGTATTCAGGTAGTAGATTACCCTCACCTGGCAAAAAATTACAGCATAGGAAAATATGATATAAACCAACAATTTCAGTTACCACAAAAAATATATGGCAGAGAAGAAGAAATTAACTACCTCAAAAATGCCATTAATGCTGCACGAAAATCACAGAGCCAAAACATTTTCAAAGAAGGATATTCAGGTATAGGTAAAACCAGGTTAGTCGAATTTATAAAAGAGAACATTGATAATCAGCCCGTTTTATTTGTTAGTGGAAAATTTGAGCAGTATGAGCAGGAGAAACCTTTTCAGGCAATTGGTCAATTGATACAACAGATTGCCGATTATGTGCTCGCCCAAAAAGAAAAAGAAATTAATAGTTTTAGCGAAAGTATTTCAGAATCATTGGGTAATAACATTTATTTATTGCATGAACTGGCACCAGGTCTTAAATCGATCACCAGCGAAAACTACACCAGACTCAGTATAAACCTTAATGACTCAGCCCAGCGTTTAGCCCAAACCATAGAAAAATTTTTTAAACTATTTGCCATCCCCGGACGGCCATTGATTATTTTCCTGGATGACCTGCAATGGGCCGATAAAGCATCTCTTGACATCATTCAAAAACTAACAGTCGATCTTACAAATAATGCATTCTGTTTCATTGGATCGTTTAGAAAAGAAGAAGCAGATCAAAATTTGGCTTTGAATGCAACTATTAATAAAATAGAGCAAACGGGCTCCAACTTTAAAAAACTTGAACTAAAACCATTGTCCAGAAGTGACATTAAGCTTTTTGTTTCAGATATTTTCAATACGAAAAAAAACACAGAAGGCTTGTTGCAAATCTTAGAGACCCGCACAATGGGCAATCCCTATTTTATAATCGAATACCTCAACAGCCTGTATGATCAAAAACTTATACGTCTGGAGCCGCACACAAACGTCTGGTCCTGGGATTTAGAAAAAATCAGGAATCAGAACATATCTGGAGACATTGCAGATTTGCTTAAAGAAAAAATAAAAAATCTGGATGACGAAGTTACCGAAATATTAAAAGTTGCTTCATGCTTTGGAGCCACATTTGATGAAAAATCTGTATCAATTATAATAAATAATCACTGTTGTCCGATAAAAATTTGA